A single region of the Marinobacter salinisoli genome encodes:
- the ntrB gene encoding nitrate ABC transporter permease — MASLNVRAAVVSITFLILVLGMWEMSAQAPEAETAMTEYERLMGGADQESRVPPPSKVIALAWEELSDPFYDAGANDKGIGIQLAYSIYRVLTGYLAAMAIALPIGFLIGMSPLMYKALNPYIQVLRPISPLAWMPLALFIIQDSDASAIFVIFICSIWPMLLNTAFGVANVREDWINVARTHELGPLRTALTVILPAAAPTILTGMRISIGIAWLVIVAAEMLVGGTGIGYYVWNEWNNLDLASVIFSILMIGVVGMVLDLILGRAQRLVEYKE; from the coding sequence ATGGCGTCCCTGAACGTTCGGGCTGCTGTCGTTTCCATCACGTTCCTGATTCTGGTGCTGGGCATGTGGGAGATGTCTGCCCAGGCACCGGAAGCCGAAACGGCGATGACCGAGTACGAGCGTCTGATGGGCGGGGCTGATCAGGAGTCCCGGGTGCCACCCCCGTCCAAGGTGATTGCCTTGGCGTGGGAGGAATTGTCTGACCCCTTCTACGATGCGGGTGCCAACGACAAGGGCATCGGCATTCAGTTGGCCTACTCGATCTATCGGGTGTTGACCGGGTATCTGGCGGCCATGGCTATCGCCTTGCCAATTGGATTTCTGATCGGCATGTCGCCGCTGATGTACAAGGCGCTGAATCCCTACATCCAGGTCTTGCGGCCCATCTCGCCGCTGGCCTGGATGCCACTGGCCCTGTTCATCATTCAGGATTCCGATGCCTCGGCCATCTTCGTGATTTTCATCTGCTCCATCTGGCCCATGTTGCTCAATACCGCTTTTGGTGTGGCCAACGTGCGGGAGGACTGGATCAACGTGGCGCGCACCCACGAGTTGGGGCCGCTACGCACCGCGCTCACCGTGATCCTGCCCGCAGCGGCGCCGACGATTCTCACCGGCATGCGCATCTCCATCGGTATTGCCTGGCTGGTGATTGTGGCCGCCGAAATGCTCGTGGGTGGCACTGGCATTGGCTACTACGTGTGGAACGAGTGGAACAACCTGGATCTGGCGAGTGTGATCTTCTCCATCCTGATGATCGGGGTGGTCGGCATGGTGCTGGATCTGATTCTGGGCCGGGCGCAGCGCCTGGTGGAGTACAAGGAATGA
- a CDS encoding acetyl-CoA C-acyltransferase gives MNKIDVVIAGSARTPMGGMMGALNSVRSPDLGAVAIKAAIEKAGLQPADVQDVVMGCVLPAGLGQAPARQASRASGIPDSTGCTTINKMCGSGMQALIMAHDQIKAGTNDIMIAGGMENMSQAPYLLPKARAGMRMGHGQVMDSMFLDGLEDAYEGGLMGVFAQRTADKLNISRETMDEFAIGSLNKSLAAIENGWFRDEMAPVTVSGRGGETVVDTDEQPGNARPDKIPHLKPAFAKDGSVTAANSSSISDGASALVLASAAEAESRGLTPQARIVAHATHARLPSEFTLAPIGAIEKVLEKANWSVKDVDLFEINEAFAVVTLAAMQALDLPEEKVNVYGGACALGHPIGSSGSRIIVTLINALKQRGLKRGIASLCIGGGEGTAVAIELL, from the coding sequence ATGAATAAAATCGACGTAGTCATCGCAGGCTCCGCAAGAACCCCCATGGGCGGCATGATGGGCGCCCTCAACTCCGTGCGCTCGCCGGACCTCGGCGCGGTAGCCATCAAGGCGGCTATCGAAAAGGCCGGCCTCCAGCCGGCTGACGTGCAGGATGTGGTCATGGGCTGCGTACTCCCCGCGGGCCTTGGCCAGGCACCGGCGCGACAGGCTTCCCGGGCATCTGGCATTCCCGACAGCACCGGCTGCACCACCATCAACAAAATGTGCGGCTCTGGCATGCAGGCCCTGATCATGGCTCATGACCAGATCAAAGCCGGCACCAACGACATCATGATTGCCGGTGGCATGGAAAACATGAGCCAGGCGCCGTATCTGCTGCCTAAGGCCCGCGCCGGCATGCGCATGGGCCACGGACAGGTCATGGACAGCATGTTCCTGGACGGGCTGGAAGATGCCTACGAAGGCGGCCTGATGGGGGTGTTCGCCCAGCGCACGGCGGACAAGCTGAATATCAGCCGCGAGACCATGGACGAGTTCGCCATCGGCTCACTGAACAAGTCCCTCGCGGCCATCGAGAATGGCTGGTTCCGGGATGAAATGGCACCGGTGACGGTCTCTGGTCGTGGTGGTGAAACGGTGGTCGATACCGACGAACAGCCGGGCAACGCCCGTCCGGACAAGATTCCTCACTTGAAACCGGCCTTTGCGAAAGACGGTTCCGTGACTGCGGCCAACTCCAGCTCCATCAGCGATGGTGCCTCGGCTCTGGTGCTGGCTTCTGCCGCCGAAGCCGAGTCCCGCGGCCTGACCCCGCAGGCCCGTATCGTGGCCCATGCCACCCACGCTCGCTTGCCGTCGGAGTTCACTCTGGCGCCCATTGGCGCTATTGAGAAGGTCTTGGAAAAGGCCAACTGGTCGGTCAAAGATGTGGATCTGTTCGAGATCAACGAAGCCTTCGCCGTGGTCACTCTGGCCGCCATGCAGGCGCTGGATCTGCCGGAAGAGAAGGTGAACGTTTACGGCGGCGCTTGTGCGCTGGGGCACCCGATTGGCTCCTCCGGTTCCCGGATCATCGTGACCCTGATCAATGCGCTGAAACAGCGTGGCCTGAAGCGGGGTATTGCGTCGCTGTGTATTGGCGGTGGTGAGGGGACTGCCGTGGCAATCGAGTTGCTGTAG
- a CDS encoding 3-hydroxyacyl-CoA dehydrogenase: MEFKNVPAIVTGGASGLGEGAARTLAAAGCKVAIFDMNAERGEQVAAEIGGVFAQCDVASTSSAEAAFANAREAHGPCGILVNCAGIAPAAKILGRDGVMPLENFSKVIEVNLIGTFNMLRLAAAEMAQREPNADGERGVVINTASVAAYEGQIGQAAYSASKGGVVSLTLQAARELAREGIRVNTIAPGLFMTPMMAGMPEEVQQSLANTLPFPKRLGKPEEFGMMVDQMVRNPILNGEVIRLDCALRMAPK, encoded by the coding sequence ATGGAATTCAAAAACGTACCCGCCATCGTTACCGGCGGTGCTTCCGGGCTTGGCGAAGGCGCAGCCCGCACACTGGCTGCAGCAGGCTGTAAGGTCGCGATTTTCGACATGAACGCCGAGCGTGGAGAACAGGTTGCCGCCGAGATTGGTGGGGTATTTGCCCAGTGCGATGTCGCCTCCACCAGCAGTGCAGAGGCCGCCTTTGCTAACGCCCGTGAAGCGCACGGCCCCTGTGGCATTCTGGTGAACTGCGCCGGCATTGCGCCAGCGGCGAAGATTCTGGGGCGCGACGGTGTGATGCCGCTGGAGAACTTCAGCAAGGTGATTGAGGTCAACCTGATTGGCACCTTCAACATGCTTCGGCTGGCGGCGGCGGAGATGGCCCAGCGCGAGCCCAACGCTGATGGTGAGCGGGGTGTGGTTATTAACACCGCATCCGTGGCCGCTTATGAAGGGCAGATCGGGCAGGCGGCATACAGTGCTTCCAAGGGTGGAGTGGTGTCGCTGACTTTGCAGGCCGCCCGTGAACTGGCCCGCGAAGGTATTCGGGTGAACACCATCGCTCCGGGGCTGTTCATGACCCCGATGATGGCGGGCATGCCGGAGGAGGTTCAGCAGAGCCTGGCCAACACACTGCCGTTCCCCAAGCGCCTGGGTAAGCCGGAAGAATTCGGCATGATGGTGGACCAGATGGTGCGCAACCCCATCCTGAACGGCGAAGTGATCCGCCTGGACTGTGCCCTGCGCATGGCCCCAAAGTGA
- a CDS encoding sigma 54-interacting transcriptional regulator: MQPTQPTPVRHQPVTRAPSSGWIEQLPEAALLVDADNDRILAANSAMARLAGIDRQSLIGSACTGLFPGQRPSLIAFTEETLFRNQGWSRDFSLRHRDGHSVDLEISAARTGGGESLTLLLLLRDSQQLRTLRERHEVNRYHQGGLLEWRRVEELFRDMERENQLILHAVGEGIYGVDAEGRTTFVNPAAERMLGWRADELMGRVMHRVAHHSHEDGSLYPLKDCPIYGAFREAAVRRVDEDYFWRKDGTGFPVEYTSTPILDSGHPIGAVVVFRDISARLEARDELKQALEEVESLKRRLEMENAYLQEELSAEHHFHELVGQSEAIKGIVRRIGLVAPTDANVLITGESGTGKELIARAIHQASERRDRPLIRVNCAAIPKDLFESEFFGHIKGAFTGAVSDRVGRFELADGGTLFLDEVGEIPLELQGKLLRVLQDQQFERVGENRTRAVDVRVIAATNRDLKAESRERTFREDLYFRLNVFPIESVPLRRRVEDIPLLAQEFVNRASQKFNRPYFQLRNRDVELLSAYSWPGNVRELENVIERLVITGDTKLDVELSGADEDSASTPTRPPARHFSGELMTEQELRRLEKDNLIRALQMTGGRVFGDDGAAVLLGVKPTTLTSRLKKMKVDCRAFRDAAE; encoded by the coding sequence ATGCAGCCCACACAGCCGACACCCGTTCGCCATCAGCCGGTAACCCGTGCGCCATCCTCGGGCTGGATCGAGCAGTTGCCCGAGGCAGCTTTACTGGTCGATGCAGACAATGACCGGATTCTTGCCGCCAACAGCGCCATGGCCCGCCTGGCAGGCATTGACCGGCAGTCATTGATTGGCAGTGCCTGCACCGGCCTTTTCCCGGGACAACGGCCCTCGCTCATCGCGTTCACGGAAGAAACCCTGTTCCGCAACCAGGGCTGGAGCCGGGATTTCAGTCTCCGGCACCGGGACGGTCACTCCGTGGACCTGGAAATCTCTGCCGCCCGTACCGGCGGCGGGGAGTCGCTCACCCTGCTGCTGTTGCTGCGGGACAGTCAGCAGCTGCGCACCCTTCGCGAACGCCACGAGGTGAATCGCTACCATCAGGGCGGCCTGCTCGAGTGGCGTCGGGTGGAGGAACTGTTCCGGGATATGGAGCGGGAGAACCAGCTGATTCTTCATGCGGTCGGCGAAGGCATCTACGGTGTCGACGCCGAGGGCCGGACCACCTTCGTGAATCCTGCCGCTGAACGGATGCTGGGGTGGCGGGCGGATGAGCTGATGGGCCGGGTGATGCACCGGGTCGCCCACCATTCCCACGAAGACGGTTCCCTGTATCCGCTTAAGGACTGTCCGATCTATGGCGCTTTCCGCGAAGCTGCGGTGCGGCGGGTCGATGAGGATTATTTCTGGCGCAAAGACGGCACCGGGTTTCCGGTGGAATACACCAGCACCCCGATTCTGGACAGCGGACACCCCATTGGCGCGGTGGTCGTGTTTCGGGATATTTCGGCCCGGCTGGAGGCCAGAGACGAACTGAAACAGGCGCTGGAAGAAGTAGAGAGTCTCAAGCGCCGCCTGGAAATGGAGAACGCTTATCTTCAGGAAGAGCTGAGCGCCGAGCACCATTTCCATGAGCTGGTGGGCCAGAGCGAAGCCATCAAAGGCATTGTCCGGCGGATCGGACTGGTGGCGCCCACCGACGCCAACGTGCTGATTACCGGCGAATCCGGCACCGGCAAAGAGCTGATCGCCCGGGCTATCCACCAGGCCAGCGAACGGCGGGATCGTCCGCTTATCCGGGTAAACTGTGCCGCTATTCCCAAGGACTTGTTTGAAAGTGAGTTTTTCGGGCACATCAAAGGGGCATTTACCGGCGCCGTCAGCGATCGGGTCGGCCGCTTCGAGCTGGCCGACGGCGGCACCCTGTTCCTCGACGAAGTAGGCGAAATCCCTCTGGAGCTTCAGGGCAAGCTATTGCGGGTTTTGCAGGATCAGCAATTCGAACGCGTGGGCGAGAACCGCACTCGTGCGGTGGACGTGCGGGTGATTGCCGCCACCAACAGGGACCTCAAAGCCGAGAGCCGGGAGCGCACGTTCCGGGAAGACCTCTACTTCCGGCTCAACGTCTTCCCCATCGAATCGGTGCCTCTGCGCCGCCGTGTGGAAGACATTCCCCTGCTGGCGCAGGAGTTTGTGAACCGTGCCAGCCAGAAGTTTAACCGGCCCTATTTTCAGCTGCGCAACCGCGATGTGGAACTGCTGTCAGCCTACAGCTGGCCGGGCAATGTCCGTGAGCTGGAAAACGTGATTGAACGCCTGGTGATTACCGGGGACACCAAGCTGGATGTCGAGCTTTCCGGCGCTGACGAGGATTCAGCGTCCACCCCCACGCGCCCCCCGGCCCGTCATTTCAGCGGCGAACTGATGACAGAACAGGAGCTGCGACGACTGGAAAAGGACAACCTGATACGGGCCCTGCAAATGACCGGAGGCCGTGTTTTCGGCGACGATGGCGCCGCTGTTCTGCTGGGGGTCAAACCCACCACACTGACCTCACGCCTGAAGAAAATGAAAGTCGACTGTCGGGCTTTCCGTGACGCAGCTGAGTGA
- a CDS encoding acyl-CoA dehydrogenase family protein, whose protein sequence is MTTSVDQEELALFRDSVIKALETEVAPHYEAWEKSGLVPRELWNILGNAGMLCVDVPEDLGGCGAPFQYSVVVGEEMARLGFGALSTNVMVHSDIVAPYLTHIGNDEQRQQWLPKMVSGEAVGAIAMTEPGAGSDLQAIRTSAVKDGDDYILNGSKTFITNGQHADMVIVAAKTDPSAGARGISLFLVDTSLPGYSKGRNLDKIGQHSGDTSELFFSDMRVPASALLGEEGQGFMYLMRELPRERLVIGALGVAAARGALDLTIAYAQERELFGQKLAQLQNTRFEIARMETDYRVNRAFVQECVEAYERGELDAPTASMAKYSATEMQCRVADGCLQLFGGYGYTTEYPISRAFMDARVQRIYGGTSEVMKEIIARSVLGKA, encoded by the coding sequence ATGACAACCTCTGTTGATCAAGAAGAGCTGGCCCTGTTCCGGGATTCCGTTATCAAGGCGCTGGAAACCGAAGTGGCGCCTCACTATGAGGCCTGGGAGAAGTCCGGCCTGGTGCCCCGGGAGCTGTGGAACATCCTGGGCAACGCCGGCATGCTGTGTGTGGATGTGCCCGAAGACCTCGGGGGCTGCGGCGCACCGTTTCAGTATTCGGTGGTGGTGGGCGAGGAAATGGCCCGTCTGGGCTTCGGCGCGCTGTCCACCAACGTGATGGTGCATTCCGACATCGTCGCCCCCTACCTGACGCACATCGGTAACGACGAACAGCGCCAGCAATGGCTGCCGAAGATGGTCTCCGGCGAGGCCGTGGGCGCCATCGCGATGACTGAGCCAGGGGCTGGCAGTGACCTGCAGGCCATCCGCACCAGCGCGGTGAAAGATGGCGACGACTACATCCTGAATGGCTCCAAGACCTTCATCACCAACGGCCAGCATGCCGACATGGTGATTGTCGCCGCCAAAACCGACCCGAGTGCCGGCGCCCGGGGCATCAGCCTGTTCCTGGTGGATACCTCGCTGCCGGGTTATAGCAAGGGCCGCAACCTGGACAAAATCGGCCAGCACTCCGGCGATACCTCCGAACTGTTTTTCTCCGACATGCGGGTTCCGGCCTCCGCCCTGCTGGGTGAAGAGGGACAGGGCTTCATGTACCTGATGCGTGAGCTGCCCCGTGAGCGGCTGGTGATCGGTGCCCTTGGCGTTGCGGCGGCCCGAGGCGCGCTCGATCTGACCATTGCCTACGCCCAGGAACGCGAACTGTTCGGCCAGAAGCTCGCCCAGCTTCAGAACACCCGGTTTGAAATCGCCCGCATGGAAACCGATTACCGGGTAAACCGGGCCTTTGTACAGGAGTGCGTGGAAGCCTACGAACGCGGCGAGCTGGATGCCCCCACTGCCTCCATGGCCAAGTACAGCGCCACCGAAATGCAGTGCCGGGTGGCCGATGGTTGCCTGCAGCTGTTCGGTGGCTACGGCTACACCACTGAGTACCCGATTTCGCGGGCGTTCATGGATGCCCGGGTACAGCGGATTTATGGCGGCACCTCCGAGGTCATGAAGGAAATTATTGCGCGCTCAGTACTGGGTAAGGCCTGA
- a CDS encoding isovaleryl-CoA dehydrogenase, whose amino-acid sequence MKSQYSELNFGLGETPDMLREQVNAFAAAEIAPRAEEIDRTNEFPMDLWRKFGDMGLLGITVKEEYGGSDMGYLAHVIAMEEISRASASVGLSYGAHSNLCVNQIHRNGTEEQKQKYLPKLVSGEHVGALAMSEPNAGSDVISMKLHARDEGDHYVLNGNKMWITNGPDAHTFVIYAKTDPKGGSKGVTAFIVERDYPGFSRHQKLDKLGMRGSNTCELVFQDCKVPRENVLGGVGNGAKVLMSGLDYERLVLSGGPLGLMQAAMDVVVPYIRERKQFGQAIGEFELVQGKVADMYTFMNTAKSYVYMVAQSADRGETTRKDAAGAILYSAEMATKLALDAIQLLGGNGYINDYPTGRLLRDAKLYEIGAGTSEIRRMLIGRELFLNK is encoded by the coding sequence ATGAAATCACAGTACTCAGAGCTCAACTTTGGCCTTGGCGAAACCCCGGACATGCTGCGCGAACAGGTGAACGCCTTCGCCGCCGCCGAAATTGCGCCCCGCGCCGAAGAAATCGACCGCACGAACGAGTTCCCCATGGACCTGTGGCGGAAATTTGGTGACATGGGCCTGCTGGGCATTACCGTTAAAGAAGAATACGGCGGTTCCGACATGGGCTACCTGGCCCATGTGATCGCCATGGAAGAAATCAGCCGGGCCTCGGCCTCCGTGGGCCTGTCCTACGGCGCTCACTCCAACCTGTGTGTGAACCAGATTCACCGCAACGGCACCGAAGAGCAGAAGCAGAAATACCTGCCCAAGCTGGTGAGTGGCGAGCACGTCGGCGCCCTGGCCATGTCCGAACCCAACGCCGGTTCCGACGTTATCTCCATGAAGCTGCACGCCCGCGACGAAGGCGACCACTACGTGCTGAACGGCAACAAAATGTGGATCACCAACGGCCCGGACGCGCATACCTTCGTCATCTACGCCAAGACCGACCCGAAGGGCGGCTCCAAGGGCGTGACCGCCTTCATCGTTGAGCGCGACTACCCCGGCTTCAGCCGCCACCAGAAGCTGGACAAACTCGGCATGCGCGGCTCCAACACCTGCGAACTGGTATTCCAGGACTGCAAAGTGCCCAGGGAAAATGTACTGGGCGGTGTCGGCAACGGTGCCAAGGTTCTGATGAGCGGCCTCGACTACGAACGCCTGGTGCTGTCCGGCGGCCCGCTGGGCCTGATGCAGGCCGCCATGGACGTGGTGGTGCCATACATCCGCGAGCGCAAACAGTTTGGCCAGGCCATCGGCGAGTTCGAGCTGGTACAGGGCAAAGTGGCGGACATGTACACGTTCATGAACACCGCCAAGTCCTACGTCTACATGGTCGCCCAGTCGGCAGATCGCGGCGAAACCACCCGCAAAGACGCCGCCGGCGCCATCCTCTACTCCGCGGAAATGGCCACCAAACTGGCGCTGGACGCTATCCAGTTGCTGGGCGGCAACGGCTACATCAACGACTACCCGACAGGCCGGCTGCTACGGGACGCAAAACTGTATGAGATCGGCGCGGGCACTTCCGAAATTCGCCGCATGCTGATTGGTCGGGAACTCTTCCTGAACAAGTAA
- a CDS encoding ABC transporter substrate-binding protein, producing MTMNSLGNPFDGDQSLIHSKTCECPTCQPGTGASLLMPATEKVQEAKASDAPTDSEAMLDRAIESAVVRSVFGHNDFDRRSFMKMMGAGSAAALLGSVFPMDKAKAAVKESLGKLEKTKLNVGFVPITCATPIIMAHPMGFYERYGLDVTVTKTAGWAVARDKSLAGEYDASHMLTPMPLAMTMGAGSTPEPYIMPAVENINGQAIVLHVDHKDKRDPKDWKGFKFGVPFEYSMHNFLLRYYLAENGVDPDKDVQIRVVPPPEMVANLRAGNLDGYLSPDPFNQRAVWEKVGFIHILTKDIWEGHPCCAFACSQKFATENPNTYGALLRAIIDATQYSQSTENRKEIAEAIAPKNYLNQPVPVIQQVLTGYYADGLGEVQNVPDRIDFDPFPWHSMGVWILTQMKRWGYIEGDVDYKAIAEQVYLAGETGKLMQEMGYSAPSETYKTHTIMGKTFDPAKPEEYARSFAIGRV from the coding sequence ATGACCATGAACAGCCTCGGAAACCCGTTCGATGGTGATCAGTCCCTGATTCACTCGAAAACCTGCGAATGCCCGACCTGCCAGCCAGGCACCGGTGCAAGCTTGTTGATGCCAGCAACCGAAAAGGTGCAGGAAGCCAAAGCCTCGGATGCGCCGACCGATTCGGAGGCCATGCTGGATCGTGCCATTGAGAGCGCGGTGGTTCGTTCGGTATTCGGCCACAACGATTTTGATCGCCGCAGTTTCATGAAAATGATGGGCGCCGGTTCCGCCGCTGCGTTGCTGGGCAGCGTTTTCCCGATGGACAAGGCCAAGGCGGCTGTGAAGGAATCCCTGGGGAAGCTGGAGAAAACCAAACTGAACGTCGGATTCGTGCCGATCACCTGCGCCACGCCCATCATCATGGCCCACCCGATGGGCTTCTATGAGCGCTACGGCCTTGATGTCACCGTTACCAAAACCGCCGGTTGGGCGGTCGCCCGGGATAAATCCCTGGCCGGCGAATACGACGCCTCGCACATGCTGACCCCCATGCCCCTGGCGATGACCATGGGCGCCGGTTCCACCCCCGAGCCTTACATCATGCCGGCGGTTGAGAACATCAACGGTCAGGCCATCGTGCTGCACGTTGACCACAAGGACAAGCGAGATCCGAAAGACTGGAAAGGCTTCAAGTTCGGTGTGCCGTTCGAATACTCCATGCACAACTTCCTGCTGCGGTACTACCTGGCCGAGAACGGAGTGGATCCGGACAAAGACGTGCAGATTCGGGTGGTTCCACCGCCCGAGATGGTGGCCAACCTGCGCGCCGGTAATCTGGATGGCTATCTGTCGCCAGACCCGTTCAACCAGCGTGCGGTGTGGGAGAAAGTCGGCTTCATCCACATCCTGACCAAGGACATCTGGGAAGGCCATCCGTGCTGCGCCTTCGCCTGCAGCCAGAAGTTCGCGACCGAGAACCCGAATACCTACGGCGCCCTGCTGCGTGCAATCATCGACGCCACCCAGTACTCCCAGAGCACCGAAAACCGTAAGGAAATCGCCGAGGCTATTGCCCCGAAGAATTACCTGAACCAGCCGGTGCCGGTGATTCAGCAGGTGCTGACCGGTTACTACGCCGATGGCCTGGGCGAGGTGCAGAACGTGCCCGATCGCATCGATTTCGATCCGTTCCCCTGGCACTCGATGGGCGTGTGGATACTGACCCAGATGAAGCGTTGGGGTTATATCGAGGGCGACGTGGACTACAAGGCCATTGCGGAGCAGGTCTATCTGGCCGGCGAGACTGGCAAGCTGATGCAGGAGATGGGCTACTCCGCGCCGAGCGAAACCTACAAGACCCACACCATCATGGGCAAAACCTTTGATCCGGCCAAACCGGAAGAGTATGCCCGCAGCTTTGCCATCGGGAGGGTGTAA
- a CDS encoding MerR family transcriptional regulator, producing the protein MTTKDTYSISELAKEFDVTTRTIRFYEAEELLKPARRGQTRIFSKGDRVRLKLILRGKRMGFSLAETRELFDLYDNSLKGSENQLLLMLETLARKREQIEQQKKDIEMMEQEMDAAEARCRDALAELRGKTDRKPGASRKSKTIEAG; encoded by the coding sequence ATGACCACCAAAGACACCTACAGCATCAGCGAACTCGCGAAAGAATTTGACGTGACAACCCGGACCATCCGTTTTTACGAGGCGGAGGAACTCCTGAAGCCCGCCCGCCGCGGCCAAACCCGCATCTTCAGCAAAGGTGACCGGGTCCGGCTGAAACTGATCCTCCGGGGTAAGCGCATGGGGTTTTCGCTGGCAGAAACCCGGGAACTGTTCGACCTCTACGACAACAGTCTGAAAGGCAGCGAGAACCAGCTTTTACTCATGCTGGAAACCCTGGCACGCAAACGTGAGCAGATCGAACAGCAGAAGAAAGACATCGAAATGATGGAGCAGGAAATGGACGCCGCCGAAGCGCGGTGCCGTGATGCACTGGCGGAACTCCGCGGAAAAACCGACCGGAAACCGGGTGCCTCCAGGAAATCGAAAACAATTGAGGCGGGCTAA
- the ilvD gene encoding dihydroxy-acid dehydratase, with product MTTDKRRQHSAPVVDGINKSASRAMLRAVGFTDEDFQKPQIGIASTWSNLTPCNMHIDGLAREASKGADAAGGKSLIFNTITISDGIANGTEGMKYSLVSREVIADSIETVAGCEGFDGLVAIGGCDKNMPGCIMGLARLNRPAVFVYGGTIMPGDNHTDIISVFEAVGAHARGNMDLIEVKQIEETAIPGPGSCGGMYTANTMASAIEAMGMSLPGSSAQNAVSDSKLADCEAAGAAVLKLLDADIKPSDIMTREAFENAITVVIALGGSTNAVLHLLGMASTMGVELSLDDFVRIGKQVPVLADLRPSGHYMMSELVAIGGIQPLMKMLLDRGLLHGDCLTVTGKTLAENLADVTPYPEDQQIIHAFDNPIKADSHLRILYGNLAPEGAVAKITGKEGTHFSGRARVFHSEEEAQERILDGTVVAGDVLVIRYEGPKGGPGMREMLSPTSAIMGKGLGSDVALITDGRFSGGSHGFVVGHITPEAAVGGPIALVEDGDSITIDAVNNTISVDVPEAEMEQRRKAWQPPEPRFTRGVLAKYARTVSSASTGAVTDLP from the coding sequence ATGACGACGGACAAACGGCGCCAGCATTCCGCACCGGTAGTAGATGGCATCAACAAGTCCGCCAGCCGGGCCATGTTGCGGGCGGTCGGCTTTACCGATGAGGATTTCCAGAAACCCCAGATCGGTATCGCCTCGACCTGGAGTAACCTCACACCGTGCAATATGCACATCGATGGCCTCGCCCGCGAAGCCTCCAAAGGTGCCGATGCGGCCGGTGGCAAAAGCCTGATTTTCAACACCATCACCATCTCAGACGGCATCGCCAACGGCACCGAGGGCATGAAATATTCCCTGGTTTCCCGTGAAGTGATTGCCGATTCCATCGAAACCGTCGCCGGCTGCGAGGGCTTCGATGGCCTGGTGGCCATCGGCGGCTGTGACAAGAACATGCCCGGCTGCATCATGGGCCTGGCCCGCTTGAACCGGCCCGCAGTGTTTGTCTACGGCGGCACCATCATGCCCGGCGACAACCATACCGACATCATTTCGGTATTCGAGGCAGTGGGTGCTCACGCCCGCGGCAACATGGATCTGATCGAAGTCAAACAGATCGAGGAAACCGCGATCCCCGGGCCCGGCTCCTGTGGCGGCATGTACACCGCCAACACCATGGCCTCCGCCATCGAAGCCATGGGCATGAGCCTGCCCGGCAGTTCGGCGCAGAATGCCGTCTCCGACAGCAAGCTGGCCGACTGCGAAGCCGCCGGTGCCGCCGTGCTCAAACTGCTCGACGCAGATATCAAACCCTCGGACATCATGACCCGGGAAGCCTTCGAGAACGCGATTACCGTGGTCATTGCACTTGGGGGCTCAACCAATGCGGTGCTGCACCTTCTGGGCATGGCGAGCACCATGGGCGTGGAGTTGTCGCTGGACGATTTCGTGCGCATCGGTAAACAGGTACCGGTACTCGCAGACCTTCGCCCGTCCGGGCATTACATGATGTCGGAACTGGTGGCCATCGGCGGCATCCAGCCACTGATGAAAATGCTGCTCGACAGGGGCCTGCTGCATGGCGACTGCCTGACAGTGACCGGCAAAACCCTGGCCGAGAATCTGGCCGATGTGACGCCCTACCCCGAAGACCAGCAGATCATTCATGCCTTCGACAACCCCATCAAAGCCGACAGCCATTTGCGCATTCTCTATGGCAATCTGGCGCCGGAAGGCGCGGTCGCCAAGATTACCGGGAAAGAAGGCACTCATTTCTCTGGCCGGGCACGGGTGTTTCATTCCGAAGAGGAAGCCCAGGAACGCATCCTGGACGGCACCGTGGTAGCCGGCGATGTACTGGTCATTCGCTATGAAGGCCCGAAAGGTGGCCCCGGCATGCGGGAAATGCTGAGCCCCACATCCGCCATTATGGGCAAGGGTCTGGGCAGCGACGTGGCACTGATTACCGACGGCCGCTTCTCTGGCGGCAGTCATGGCTTCGTGGTTGGGCACATCACGCCGGAAGCCGCGGTGGGTGGGCCGATTGCACTGGTGGAAGATGGCGACAGCATCACTATTGATGCCGTGAACAACACCATCTCCGTGGACGTTCCCGAGGCGGAAATGGAACAGCGCCGGAAGGCGTGGCAGCCCCCCGAACCCCGGTTTACCCGAGGCGTGCTGGCGAAATACGCCCGCACCGTCAGTTCGGCCTCCACCGGGGCGGTGACGGATTTGCCCTGA